A region of Streptomyces sp. NBC_01788 DNA encodes the following proteins:
- a CDS encoding BPL-N domain-containing protein yields the protein MTHPGHPGAAAGRRPLALVYRGPASLPGCPEAVAALLSSGPWNLDVRYTGPNEALPLSAEILTEAALYAQPGGGTLASAYRRLRRRRREIRDFVRDGGRYLGFCLGGYLAGATPGFGLLPGDTDQYISSPGATVHDESDTLVTVNWGGRPRTVFFQDGPFFVLDEHADATVLATYDNGTPAALVTPFGRGRVAVTGPHPEATTDWYTDHGLPVHDTLDLAMDLVESVMEE from the coding sequence ATGACACACCCGGGGCACCCAGGGGCCGCCGCCGGGCGCCGCCCCCTCGCCCTCGTCTACCGCGGCCCGGCCTCGCTGCCCGGCTGCCCCGAGGCGGTCGCCGCACTGCTCTCCTCCGGGCCGTGGAACCTGGACGTCCGCTACACCGGCCCGAACGAGGCGCTCCCGCTGTCGGCCGAGATCCTCACCGAGGCCGCGCTGTACGCCCAGCCCGGAGGGGGCACGCTCGCCTCCGCCTACCGGAGACTGCGGCGGCGGCGCCGGGAGATCCGCGACTTCGTCCGCGACGGCGGGCGCTACCTCGGGTTCTGCCTCGGCGGCTACCTCGCCGGGGCCACCCCGGGCTTCGGCCTGCTCCCCGGCGACACCGACCAGTACATCTCCTCCCCGGGAGCCACCGTCCACGACGAGAGCGACACCCTCGTCACGGTGAACTGGGGAGGCAGGCCCCGCACCGTCTTCTTCCAGGACGGCCCCTTCTTCGTCCTCGACGAGCACGCCGACGCCACCGTCCTCGCCACCTACGACAACGGCACCCCCGCCGCCCTCGTGACCCCCTTCGGCCGCGGGCGGGTGGCGGTCACCGGTCCCCACCCGGAGGCCACGACCGACTGGTACACCGACCACGGCCTGCCGGTGCACGACACCCTGGACCTGGCCATGGACCTGGTGGAATCCGTGATGGAGGAATGA
- a CDS encoding response regulator transcription factor, with translation MRTLIIEDEQALAEAIADGLATEGFVSDLAHDGPDGLWRALHEPYDVIVLDIMLPGLSGYEVLKRLRAARTWTPVLVLTAKDGEYDEADALDLGADDYLSKPFSYVVLVARLRALLRRGAPARPAVLTVGDLALDPARRRCRRGHRDIALTAREFTLLEYLLRHPDEVISKADILTHVWDEHFDGDTNIVEVYVGYLRRKIDAPFGRRTIETVRGAGYRLRGGTG, from the coding sequence ATGCGGACGCTGATCATCGAGGACGAGCAGGCACTCGCCGAGGCCATCGCCGACGGACTTGCCACGGAGGGCTTCGTCTCGGACCTGGCACATGACGGCCCGGACGGACTCTGGCGGGCGCTCCACGAACCGTACGACGTCATCGTGCTCGACATCATGCTGCCCGGCCTGTCCGGCTACGAGGTCCTCAAACGCCTGCGGGCGGCCCGGACCTGGACCCCGGTGCTGGTCCTCACCGCCAAGGACGGGGAGTACGACGAGGCCGACGCCCTCGACCTCGGCGCCGACGACTACCTGAGCAAGCCCTTCTCCTACGTCGTGCTCGTCGCCCGCCTCAGGGCCCTGCTGCGGCGAGGCGCACCCGCCCGCCCCGCCGTCCTCACCGTCGGCGACCTGGCGCTCGACCCGGCACGCCGCCGCTGCCGCCGTGGCCACCGCGACATCGCCCTGACCGCACGCGAGTTCACTCTCCTGGAATACCTGCTCAGGCACCCCGACGAGGTGATCAGCAAGGCGGACATCCTCACCCACGTGTGGGACGAGCACTTCGACGGCGACACCAACATCGTCGAGGTCTACGTCGGCTACCTCCGCCGCAAGATCGACGCCCCCTTCGGACGCCGGACCATCGAGACCGTCCGCGGTGCCGGCTACCGGCTGCGCGGCGGTACGGGGTGA
- a CDS encoding sensor histidine kinase — MAAGIRSWWARRSLRLRLTAAAAAVIAAGLAGAAVLLVVWLHASLISGLDQTAFQGAQVVAADQDGDQTTADVPTTDHGGVAVQVIAGNGKVRASSANLHGRPRAFTFPASRAATPRAHTVDDIPVGTGGTWRAVGIPAGTAHDPVTVYVAVPTESVDHGLAQLTVGLATGVPAVVAALTGVAWLLTGRALRPVDGMRAQTAEITASDLSRRLDVPPAEDALGRLATTLNDLLARLDTSTRRQRRFVADAAHELRNPLSTLHTRLSVAAQHPGLADGQSLAAGLLPQTERLTRLVDDLLRLARLDARPRLRARPVDLDEIVFTEVREARRRTRLVIDQHAVGAARVAGDGDALASVVRNLLDNALRHARTRIDVSLHTLGDTAQLTVADDGPGIPEADRERVFGRFTRLDGARARDTGGSGLGLAIVRDTVTAHHGSTRIEDNRPGARLVVLLPATGQGP, encoded by the coding sequence ATGGCCGCGGGGATCCGGTCGTGGTGGGCCCGACGGTCACTGCGCCTGCGGCTGACCGCCGCCGCGGCCGCCGTCATCGCCGCCGGACTGGCCGGAGCCGCCGTGCTGCTCGTCGTCTGGCTGCACGCCAGCCTGATCAGCGGACTCGACCAGACCGCCTTCCAAGGAGCCCAGGTCGTGGCGGCGGACCAGGACGGCGACCAGACCACGGCGGACGTGCCCACCACCGACCACGGGGGAGTCGCCGTCCAGGTGATCGCGGGGAACGGGAAGGTCAGGGCCAGCTCGGCCAACCTGCACGGCCGGCCGCGCGCCTTCACCTTCCCGGCGAGCCGGGCCGCCACCCCGCGCGCCCACACCGTCGACGACATACCCGTGGGCACGGGCGGGACATGGCGCGCCGTCGGCATCCCCGCGGGCACCGCCCACGACCCGGTGACCGTCTACGTCGCCGTGCCCACCGAGAGCGTCGACCACGGTCTGGCCCAGCTCACCGTCGGCCTGGCCACCGGAGTACCGGCGGTCGTCGCCGCCCTCACCGGAGTGGCGTGGCTGCTCACCGGGCGTGCGCTGCGCCCCGTCGACGGCATGCGCGCCCAGACCGCCGAGATCACCGCGTCCGACCTGAGCCGCCGCCTCGACGTACCGCCCGCCGAGGACGCGCTCGGCCGGCTGGCCACGACCCTCAACGACCTGCTGGCCCGCCTGGACACCTCGACCCGGCGGCAGCGGCGGTTCGTCGCGGACGCGGCCCACGAACTGCGCAACCCCCTGAGCACCCTGCACACGCGCCTGTCCGTAGCGGCCCAGCACCCCGGCCTGGCGGACGGGCAGTCCCTCGCCGCCGGGCTCCTGCCGCAGACCGAACGCCTCACCCGGCTCGTCGACGACCTGCTCCGGCTCGCGCGGCTCGACGCCCGGCCGCGGCTGCGGGCCCGCCCCGTCGACCTGGACGAGATCGTCTTCACCGAGGTGCGCGAAGCCCGTCGGCGCACGCGCCTCGTCATCGACCAGCACGCCGTGGGTGCCGCGCGGGTGGCGGGCGACGGGGACGCCCTCGCCAGTGTCGTGCGCAACCTGCTGGACAACGCGCTGCGCCATGCCCGCACCCGGATCGACGTCAGCCTTCACACGCTCGGCGACACCGCACAACTGACCGTCGCCGACGACGGACCCGGCATCCCGGAGGCCGACCGCGAGCGCGTCTTCGGGCGCTTCACCCGACTCGACGGCGCCCGCGCCCGGGACACCGGCGGCAGCGGCCTCGGCCTCGCCATCGTCCGTGACACCGTCACGGCCCACCACGGCAGCACCCGGATCGAGGACAACCGCCCCGGCGCCCGGCTGGTCGTCCTGCTCCCGGCGACGGGCCAGGGCCCGTGA
- a CDS encoding polyketide synthase, whose amino-acid sequence MQFEPIAVVGRGCVLPDALDPDTFWDNVAAGRASLSAVPERRWRLPRRWAMGSVDDHLDRTWTDVGGFVTGFESVFDPSGFRMAPERILSLDPLFHWVLYGVRQALTEAGREGPLPRAGLVLGNLSYPTPSGAAFAEHVWLSAQQPRLRDALLTGERGERPDARNRFSSGLPALLAARALGLGAGAWSLDAACASSLYAVKLACDQLHDGTADLMVAGAVSRADPLYLHVGFCGLSATSRTGRSRPFHRDADGLVHGEGAGFVALMRLSEARAARLPVLGVIRGVGLSNDGRGAGLISPSEEGQVRAMRLAYEVAGVAPGTVSLVECHATGTPVGDAVEARAMARVFGAGDDVPIGSAKSNVGHLLASAGAAGLLKVLGALRAGVRPATLGAQRPLEALAGTPLRVLAAPEPWSGPRRAAVSAFGFGGTNAHLVVDLPDGDPVPAAPGPLRPVSAVSRPVHPPADAVTAPARVQESPGGRTPVAIVALGARVGDGTCTEDFRRAVLGGERRGPATEIAVELRDLCFPPLALQRTVRHQLLVLEAAREAVRSVSLPRERTMVVVGMGVDPEVARAGARWRVPHWLEQAGLPATATSAGLARDAFVPPMTAEAVVGSMPNLVANRISTQLDLAGPGFAVSAEEASGLVALDLAARAVRSGEVDAALVGATDLSCEAVHRAAQRELGHEDEPGDAAVVLVLKSLDTARRDGDTVVALLDEDTAGTPGMVIGDGPDAVFDPASAFGRAHAACGLVSVAVAALSLHHRAVPRSGGPADTAAVAVTAKAVVTPMEGPAASVRLRAGDARPWLRGPAPRLHVFSGAGRREVLAALEAGAESGAGPARLALVADDDALPGRVEAARRWLAGDGTRPTDVAYRDRPVTGQTAFVYTNGSAAYPDMGRELMLALPSLGEAFRARHGAIGARLRSRAERGVFDQIWAAAELAAVHTVFSREVLGLRPDAAVGYSSGESAALVALGAWPDSARLFDATRDSGLFTTELTGELRAVRRHWERLGVQGSRWSSHLVTAPLEVVRAELAAEAAVHLMAVNAPGVCVIGGESRACAAVVARIGGDRAIELDYDLAAHAPELSEIREVWRRAHHQPTVDVPGVRFYSGATGQSYRPTAERAAEALTAQGLNTIDFAATVEQAWADGVRVFVEHGPRKLCTGWIKRVLGDRDHVAVALDAPGDTGLRQPCLAAAELVAAGVPVRADELFARLAEAATEVPRPGPAVTVPVPASPVLPPVEAAPVTLPRAPELAPVPDLEPGRSGAPASVAAPRPGASERRAALSVRPTDGREPPVTGARAAVVRQTGRVAALHQEILAGHAEAHQRFLRLSALAVTALRSGGVSVPVRPPDLPAPRPAPVPSAPRPLSLETAPLRPGPKFDRAQLEHLASREVSALFGPRFAEQDAYAVQTRMPQPPMLLADRVTGIDAVPAALVAPGPVRTDGTIWTETDVLPGGWYLDSTGRMPAGLMIEAGQGDLLLLSWLGIDLLNRGERAYRLLGCEVTYHGSLPEAGDTLHYEIHVDGHAEHDGVRLAFFHYDCYVDGELRLSVREGQAGFFTPEELAGSGGVRWDPAERPPGDDLPLDPPAVRCGRARFDADRVRALAQGRPADCFGPGWETTAAHVRSPGLDDGRLRLLHEVTEFDPAGGPWGRGYLRAETPLSPDDWFFAGHFKNDPCMPGTLMLQGGLQAMAFYLTALGFTVDRDGWRFETVDGLPFKAMCRGQATPAGRRVVYEVFVRGVSAGPVPTLYADVLGWVDGTKAFLGQEVALRLVPDWPLSHWRRSGPPVVQGSGAPVPLPVLGGLAGHREEKPVATAADGLPFGYASLLACAWGRPTEAFGAAYEPFDGTRRVARLPGPPYHFMSRIVSVEGPQGGMREGSGVVAEYDVPARAWYFEQSGGRTMPLAVLMEIALQPCGWLASYVGSALTTGTDLLFRNLDGAGTVTGEVAPATGTVRTHAELTRVSQSGDMIIESFRVRCTADGVPLFELSTTFGYFPPSAFEDQQGLTVSATDRARLDEPCDRVVDLTARPARYCAGEPRLPGPMLLMLDRITGSWPDGGSRGLGRLRSEKDVVPGEWFFRAHFFQDPVQPGSLGVEAMCQLLQYHLLERGAADGIPHPRFEPVLPGRETTWTYRGQITPANRLIRVDMDIVESGTDARGPYVAADATLWGDDTCIYRVRGLGMRVVSDAAPGPSSTP is encoded by the coding sequence ATGCAATTCGAACCGATCGCCGTCGTCGGCCGGGGCTGTGTGCTGCCCGACGCGCTCGATCCGGACACGTTCTGGGACAACGTCGCCGCGGGCCGCGCGAGCCTGTCGGCCGTCCCGGAGCGCCGGTGGCGGCTGCCCCGCCGCTGGGCCATGGGCTCGGTGGACGACCATCTCGACCGGACCTGGACCGATGTCGGCGGGTTCGTCACGGGGTTCGAGTCCGTCTTCGACCCGAGCGGCTTCCGGATGGCCCCGGAGCGGATCCTGTCCCTGGACCCGCTCTTCCACTGGGTCCTGTACGGCGTCCGGCAGGCGCTCACGGAGGCGGGCCGCGAGGGTCCGCTGCCGCGCGCGGGCCTTGTGCTGGGAAACCTGTCCTACCCCACGCCCTCGGGGGCGGCTTTCGCCGAGCACGTCTGGCTGTCCGCCCAGCAACCCCGGCTCCGTGACGCCCTGCTGACGGGAGAGCGCGGGGAGCGGCCCGACGCCCGGAACCGCTTCTCGTCCGGGCTGCCCGCCCTGCTCGCCGCACGGGCCCTCGGGCTCGGCGCGGGCGCGTGGTCCCTCGACGCCGCCTGCGCGTCGTCGCTGTACGCGGTCAAGCTGGCGTGCGACCAGCTGCACGACGGCACGGCGGACCTGATGGTGGCCGGTGCGGTCAGCCGGGCGGACCCCCTCTATCTGCACGTGGGATTCTGCGGGCTGTCGGCGACGAGCCGTACGGGGCGCAGCCGCCCCTTCCACCGGGACGCGGACGGCCTGGTGCACGGCGAGGGCGCCGGGTTCGTCGCGCTGATGCGGCTGTCCGAGGCCCGCGCCGCCCGTCTGCCCGTGCTCGGGGTGATCCGCGGTGTCGGGTTGTCCAACGACGGGCGGGGGGCCGGGCTGATCAGTCCGTCGGAGGAGGGCCAGGTCCGTGCCATGCGCCTGGCGTACGAGGTGGCGGGCGTCGCGCCCGGGACCGTGTCGCTCGTCGAGTGCCATGCGACGGGGACGCCGGTCGGGGACGCGGTGGAGGCGCGCGCCATGGCCCGGGTCTTCGGGGCCGGTGACGACGTGCCCATCGGTTCGGCGAAGTCGAACGTCGGGCACCTGCTGGCCTCGGCGGGCGCGGCCGGGCTGCTGAAAGTGCTCGGCGCGCTGCGCGCCGGGGTGCGTCCGGCGACGCTCGGGGCACAGCGGCCGCTGGAGGCGCTGGCGGGCACGCCGTTGCGGGTGCTGGCGGCGCCGGAACCGTGGTCGGGGCCGCGCCGGGCGGCGGTGAGCGCGTTCGGGTTCGGCGGGACCAACGCCCATCTGGTGGTGGACCTTCCGGACGGCGACCCGGTGCCCGCCGCACCGGGACCTCTGCGCCCGGTGTCCGCCGTGTCGCGGCCGGTCCACCCGCCGGCCGACGCCGTGACCGCCCCGGCCCGGGTACAGGAGTCGCCGGGCGGCCGTACGCCGGTGGCGATCGTCGCCCTGGGCGCCCGCGTCGGCGACGGGACCTGTACCGAGGACTTCCGTCGGGCGGTGCTGGGCGGTGAGCGGCGCGGTCCCGCCACGGAGATCGCCGTGGAGTTGAGGGACCTGTGCTTCCCGCCCCTGGCCCTTCAGCGGACGGTGCGCCATCAGCTCCTGGTGCTGGAGGCGGCCCGGGAGGCCGTACGGTCGGTGTCCCTGCCTCGGGAGCGGACCATGGTGGTCGTCGGCATGGGGGTGGACCCCGAGGTGGCCCGGGCGGGCGCCCGCTGGCGGGTTCCCCACTGGCTGGAGCAGGCCGGGCTTCCCGCCACGGCGACGTCGGCGGGGCTCGCACGGGACGCGTTCGTGCCGCCCATGACCGCGGAGGCGGTGGTGGGCAGCATGCCGAACCTCGTCGCGAACCGGATCAGCACCCAACTCGACCTGGCGGGACCGGGGTTCGCGGTCTCGGCGGAGGAGGCGTCCGGACTGGTGGCGCTGGACCTGGCGGCCCGGGCCGTACGGTCGGGGGAGGTCGACGCCGCCCTCGTCGGTGCCACCGACCTGTCCTGCGAGGCGGTGCACCGGGCAGCCCAGCGGGAGTTGGGGCACGAGGACGAACCCGGGGACGCCGCCGTCGTCCTGGTCCTCAAGTCGCTGGACACCGCGCGCAGGGACGGCGACACCGTCGTCGCCCTGCTGGACGAGGACACCGCCGGCACGCCCGGCATGGTCATCGGGGACGGCCCCGACGCGGTGTTCGACCCGGCGTCGGCCTTCGGGCGCGCTCACGCCGCGTGCGGGCTGGTCTCCGTCGCGGTCGCGGCGCTCTCGCTGCACCACCGCGCGGTGCCCCGTTCGGGCGGTCCCGCGGACACCGCGGCCGTCGCGGTCACCGCGAAGGCCGTGGTGACACCGATGGAAGGTCCCGCCGCGAGTGTCCGGCTGCGCGCGGGGGACGCGCGGCCGTGGCTGCGGGGCCCGGCTCCGCGTCTGCACGTCTTCTCCGGGGCCGGCCGCCGGGAGGTGCTGGCCGCGCTGGAGGCCGGTGCGGAGTCCGGGGCCGGACCGGCCCGGCTGGCGCTCGTGGCCGATGACGACGCGTTGCCGGGCCGTGTGGAGGCGGCCCGTCGTTGGCTGGCCGGGGACGGGACCCGCCCGACCGATGTGGCGTACCGGGACAGGCCGGTCACGGGGCAGACGGCGTTCGTGTACACCAACGGCTCGGCCGCGTACCCCGATATGGGCCGCGAGTTGATGCTCGCGCTGCCGTCGCTCGGCGAGGCCTTCCGGGCCCGGCACGGGGCGATCGGCGCACGACTGCGTTCCCGTGCGGAGCGCGGGGTGTTCGACCAGATCTGGGCCGCCGCCGAACTCGCCGCCGTTCACACGGTGTTCAGCCGGGAGGTGCTCGGGCTGCGGCCGGACGCCGCTGTCGGGTACTCCTCGGGCGAGTCGGCCGCCCTAGTGGCGCTGGGTGCCTGGCCGGACTCGGCGAGGCTCTTCGACGCCACCCGTGACAGTGGTCTGTTCACGACCGAACTCACCGGTGAACTCAGGGCGGTCCGGCGGCACTGGGAGCGTCTGGGTGTCCAGGGCTCCCGCTGGTCCAGCCATCTGGTCACGGCGCCCCTGGAGGTGGTCCGTGCCGAGCTCGCCGCCGAGGCCGCGGTCCATCTGATGGCGGTGAACGCGCCCGGAGTCTGTGTCATCGGCGGCGAGTCCCGCGCGTGCGCGGCCGTCGTGGCGAGGATCGGCGGCGACCGGGCGATCGAGCTCGACTACGACCTGGCCGCCCACGCACCGGAGTTGTCGGAGATCCGCGAGGTGTGGCGCCGGGCGCACCACCAGCCCACCGTCGACGTGCCCGGTGTGCGGTTCTACAGCGGAGCCACTGGGCAGTCGTACCGGCCGACGGCCGAGCGGGCCGCCGAGGCCCTCACCGCGCAGGGACTGAACACGATCGACTTCGCGGCCACGGTCGAGCAGGCGTGGGCCGACGGTGTCCGGGTCTTCGTGGAGCACGGGCCGCGCAAGCTGTGCACCGGCTGGATCAAGCGGGTGCTCGGCGACCGGGATCATGTGGCCGTCGCGCTGGACGCCCCGGGCGACACCGGGCTGCGGCAGCCCTGCCTCGCGGCAGCCGAACTCGTCGCCGCCGGGGTGCCGGTGCGCGCCGACGAGTTGTTCGCCCGGCTGGCGGAGGCCGCCACCGAGGTTCCGCGTCCCGGGCCCGCGGTCACCGTGCCCGTACCCGCGTCTCCGGTGCTGCCGCCGGTGGAGGCGGCCCCGGTGACCCTGCCCCGGGCCCCCGAGCTGGCGCCGGTGCCGGACCTGGAGCCCGGCCGGTCGGGGGCACCGGCTTCCGTTGCCGCGCCCCGCCCCGGCGCCTCCGAGCGGCGTGCAGCACTGTCCGTCCGGCCGACTGACGGACGGGAGCCGCCGGTGACGGGCGCCCGTGCCGCGGTTGTGCGGCAGACCGGTCGGGTCGCCGCGCTGCACCAGGAGATCCTCGCCGGGCACGCCGAGGCCCATCAGCGGTTCCTGCGGCTGTCCGCGCTCGCCGTCACCGCGCTGAGGAGCGGCGGCGTGTCCGTTCCCGTACGGCCACCGGACCTCCCGGCCCCGCGTCCGGCCCCCGTACCGTCCGCTCCCCGCCCGCTCTCCCTGGAGACGGCACCCTTGAGGCCGGGGCCGAAGTTCGACCGTGCCCAGCTGGAGCATCTCGCCTCGCGGGAGGTCTCCGCGCTGTTCGGCCCCCGGTTCGCCGAGCAGGACGCGTACGCGGTGCAGACCCGGATGCCCCAGCCGCCCATGCTGCTCGCGGACCGGGTCACAGGCATCGACGCCGTGCCGGCGGCGCTCGTCGCGCCCGGCCCGGTGCGCACCGACGGGACGATCTGGACGGAGACCGACGTCCTGCCCGGCGGCTGGTACCTGGACTCCACCGGACGTATGCCCGCCGGGCTGATGATCGAGGCCGGCCAGGGGGATCTGCTCCTGCTCAGCTGGCTGGGCATCGACCTCCTCAACCGGGGCGAGCGCGCCTACCGGCTGCTCGGCTGCGAGGTGACGTACCACGGCAGCCTGCCGGAAGCGGGCGACACCCTGCACTACGAGATCCACGTCGACGGCCACGCGGAGCACGACGGTGTCCGGCTCGCCTTCTTCCACTACGACTGCTACGTGGACGGCGAGCTCCGGCTCAGCGTCCGCGAGGGCCAGGCCGGGTTCTTCACCCCCGAGGAGCTCGCGGGCAGCGGCGGTGTGCGGTGGGATCCCGCCGAGCGGCCGCCCGGCGACGACCTGCCGCTCGACCCGCCCGCCGTGCGCTGCGGGCGCGCTCGCTTCGACGCGGACCGGGTGCGGGCCCTGGCCCAGGGACGGCCGGCGGACTGCTTCGGCCCCGGCTGGGAGACGACGGCGGCGCACGTACGCTCACCGGGGCTCGACGACGGCAGGCTGCGGCTGCTGCACGAGGTGACGGAGTTCGACCCGGCCGGAGGTCCGTGGGGCCGCGGCTATCTGCGGGCCGAGACCCCGCTGTCGCCGGACGACTGGTTCTTCGCGGGGCACTTCAAGAACGACCCCTGCATGCCGGGCACCCTGATGCTGCAGGGCGGCCTCCAGGCGATGGCGTTCTACCTGACCGCCCTCGGCTTCACCGTGGACCGGGACGGCTGGCGTTTCGAGACCGTCGACGGGCTGCCCTTCAAGGCGATGTGCCGCGGCCAGGCCACTCCGGCCGGGCGGCGCGTCGTCTACGAGGTGTTCGTGCGCGGTGTCTCGGCCGGTCCGGTGCCGACGCTGTACGCGGACGTGCTGGGCTGGGTGGACGGGACGAAGGCGTTCCTGGGCCAGGAGGTGGCGCTGCGGCTGGTGCCCGACTGGCCGCTGTCGCACTGGCGGCGCTCGGGCCCGCCCGTAGTGCAGGGCAGCGGTGCGCCGGTGCCGCTCCCGGTGCTCGGCGGGCTGGCCGGGCACCGGGAGGAGAAGCCGGTGGCGACGGCGGCCGATGGACTCCCCTTCGGCTACGCCTCGTTGCTGGCGTGTGCCTGGGGCAGGCCGACCGAGGCGTTCGGTGCGGCGTACGAGCCGTTCGACGGCACCCGCAGGGTCGCGCGGCTGCCCGGTCCGCCGTACCACTTCATGAGCCGGATCGTCTCGGTGGAGGGTCCGCAGGGCGGCATGCGGGAGGGCAGCGGTGTCGTCGCGGAGTACGACGTGCCCGCGCGTGCCTGGTACTTCGAGCAGAGCGGCGGCCGTACGATGCCGCTGGCCGTCCTGATGGAGATCGCGCTGCAACCCTGCGGGTGGCTGGCCTCGTACGTGGGCAGCGCGCTGACCACCGGTACGGATCTGCTGTTCCGCAACCTGGACGGCGCGGGGACGGTCACCGGTGAGGTCGCTCCGGCGACGGGCACGGTCCGCACCCATGCCGAACTGACGCGTGTCTCGCAGAGCGGGGACATGATCATCGAGTCTTTCCGGGTGAGGTGCACGGCCGACGGCGTGCCGCTGTTCGAACTGTCGACGACCTTCGGCTACTTCCCGCCGTCGGCCTTCGAGGACCAACAGGGCCTCACAGTGTCGGCCACGGACCGGGCGCGGCTCGACGAGCCCTGCGACCGCGTCGTCGATCTGACCGCCCGGCCCGCCCGTTACTGCGCCGGGGAACCGCGGCTGCCGGGCCCGATGCTGCTGATGCTCGACCGGATCACCGGCTCCTGGCCGGACGGGGGCAGCCGGGGGCTCGGGCGGCTGCGGTCGGAGAAGGACGTCGTCCCGGGCGAGTGGTTCTTCCGGGCGCACTTCTTCCAGGACCCGGTGCAGCCGGGGTCGTTGGGCGTCGAGGCCATGTGTCAGCTTCTCCAGTACCACCTGCTCGAACGGGGCGCGGCGGACGGCATCCCGCACCCGCGGTTCGAACCGGTGCTGCCCGGCCGCGAGACGACCTGGACCTACCGCGGCCAGATCACCCCGGCCAACCGGCTGATCCGGGTGGACATGGACATCGTGGAGAGCGGCACGGACGCGCGGGGGCCCTACGTCGCGGCGGACGCGACGCTGTGGGGCGACGACACCTGCATCTACCGAGTGCGCGGGCTGGGCATGCGCGTGGTGTCCGACGCGGCTCCCGGGCCCTCATCCACTCCGTGA